The window GAGGTTCCACAATGTTGGCAGCGATATTCGTAGAGATTGCCAGTCGGAAGCACAAGGAGCAATCGCTCTCGTGTCGGAGTCGCTACTCGACATTGCGGGCAATAGAGCAGGGAGGCGTTGAGAGATTTGAACTGGTCTGCCTGTTCGGGCGCGCCAGGCCTGGACCGAGGCATCTTAGGGGTTACGCCTGGCGGCCAGCCAGAGATGGTTGGTTTACGCGGAGGTCCTTGCATGGAGGAATTGTACGCGGTGGGCCGCGTGACGGTCAATGGCGAGAACCGGGCCCCGTCACATGTGCCAGCTCACCATGAATCGGTGGAGCCGCTCTTCGGTGGAATCTTCGGAGAGGACCTGAGCAACTTCCAAACCCCTCGTGCTCCTTGAACCAGACCATAGACAACCAGCCCGCTAATCAAGCCGTAGAGCCAGGCCCTACTCCAAGGCCAGAGGCCCGGAGCATGCAAGACGAAGCCGAGGGCGATGTGGCCCCCGACTCCCATGCACAGCGAGAACACGATCCATTCTCGCATCATCGTAATAACAAACCAGGCGTCATGGAAGGCGACAGGTGGAGCTGGTACGGAGACGGGACGTTAAACGGCCGGCGTCTTGGCTGATTCAATCTCGGTTGCTGTAATCAGGCTGGACAAATAATCAGCAACAAAGTTGAGGGCTTCCTCTCGACCATCTGCCCGACGCCCTTTTTCACGGCGCTGCACGGACAATTCGTGATCGAGATCGGATTTCACTTCTGTAAGGACCCGCTGGAGGGATGAGGGGGTCAGATTGGCGTCCATATCCTCAAGTTCCTGACAGCGATCAAGGACCCAGTTGAGTCCTTCGATGCGTCCTGAATAATGCTCCTGCTCGCCCGTGTCAATTCGTGACATCGTGGTGGCAAAGGTCTGGGCTTCATAAATGAGATTGTAAAAGCTCGTCACGGCTCGCTGTAGGGTAGGATTCATGTCGCTCCTTTGCGCTGGTTATTAACCAGTCGATTATACATGAGAATGCCCTGGCAACAAGGAAAAAGTTATCAGACTAGGTAAACAGGAGGGAGTGAAACTCGTTCATGAAGCCGTAATAGAGCGGGGCAAAATCCTTGAGGCTCTCGGGACTGGTCTCCTTGAGACGCTTGAAGAAGAACACCTGCGCGCGGGGATCGAGCTGCTCAAGGAGATGGCTCAATTGAGCCATCGTATAACTGCCAGCCGGGACACTCAATACATAATGCACGAGACGCTCGACGAATTGCTGTGCGATGTACTCGCTGGCAAGGTAGCCTTCCGGGAGTTTCCCCGAGGCCAGAAACTCGTCGAAAGGTATGGCTTGGGCAGCAAATGGGACTGGTTGCTGCTGAGGAGAGGTCACGCTGATGATACCCCAGACTTGGTATAGAGAAGGATTCTTATACTGTTTCAACTCTACTGGACCATCTCAGGAACGTCAAGTGCGCAGAAGGAGCAGAGAAGATTGAGCCGAAAGACCGATGCGGCCCAGGAAGACGTGGGTCAAACAGAAGGGGCGGAGTCCCCGAAGGAACTCCGCCCCCCATGAAGCGACCCCTAGCTGAAACTTACAGCCAGGTTACGCGCTCGGCCGGCCGAATGTAGATCGGCTCTTCGACCTGAATACGCGCCACTTCCTTGCCCGACTTGTTGAAGCCCAACACGGTATCGTTGTACATCTCGAAACGCTTACCGTGGATCTGGGTCTCGAACACTTTCGGACCAGGAATGACATCGTACCGGAAGATGATCTGCTGGCTGGCTCTCCACAACTGGAGGACCGCCAACAGCTCACGGCTTGGCACGAGATACTTCTCGATGGCGTTGTCGACGCCCGGGCCAAACATCTGCCGCGCATAGCCACGAGGGCTGTGCCGCGGTGGGATGTAGTAGCCGTTGGGCTCGGTGCCCCACTGTGGATACAATGGGAGCGCCACCTGCTCCACGCGAATCGCGTAGTAGAGCGGGTGCCACCGGTCTTCCGCCCACAGGCCGTCTTCGCCGATGCGCATCAGGCTCTGCATCCGGATCTTTCCGACGCAGGCTGCCATACAACGCGTTTCCATCGGCTCGCCGCCCGTCAGCGGGTCTTTACCTTCGATGCGCGGATAACACGCAATGCACTTTTCAGACACGCGTGTGGTTCCACGATACATCGGCTTCTTGAATGGGCACTGCTCCACGCACTTCTTGTACCCTCGGCACCGGTTTTGGTCGATCAACACGATCCCGTCTTCGGGTCTCTTGTAGATCGCCTTCCGCGGGCAGGCCGCCAAGCAGCCTGGGTACGTGCAGTGGTTGCAAATCCGCTGGAGATAGAAAAAGAACGTTTCATGCTCCGGCAGACTGCTGCCCGTCATCTTCCACGGTTCGTCCCGTGAGAATCCGGTCTTGTCGACGCCTTCCACAAGGGCGCGCATCGAGGTCGCCGTATCCTCATAGATGTTCACGAACCGCCACTCTTGGTCCGTCGGGATGTAGCCGATCGCCGCCTGGCCCACTTTGGCGCCCGCGTCGAAAATGGTCATCCCTTCGAACACGCCGTACGGCGCATGGTGTTTACGTCCGACACGGACGTTCCACACCTGGCCGCCTGGATTCACCTGCTCGATGAGCTGGGTGATCTTCACGTCGTAGAACTGTGGGTACCCGCCGTACGGCTTGGTTTCCACGTTGTTCCACCACATGTATTCCTGACCCTTCGAGAAGAGCCAGGTGGACTTGTCTGCCATCGAACAGGTCTGACAGGCCAAGCACCGGTTGATGTTGAACACGAAGGCAAACTGCCACTTCGGATGCCGTTCCTCGTAGGGATACAGCATCTTCCGTCCCAGCTGCCAGTTATACACTTCAGGCATTGTCAATCCTCCTTGTAGTCATGATCAGTTAATTCGTGAATCTCATCAGCTATACATCATCCTCACGGTGCAAGTTGTGCGACCCTTACACCTTGATCTTGATGTGTTCGCCTTTGAGCCACTTGATCATGAACTCGTTCTCTTGGCCCGGTGTAAATCCGGTCCGGACCGGCTCCCATGGACCACGAGCTCCGATGCCGCCGTCTTCCGCCTTGGTGATGCGGATTAGACATTCCTTCGGCACCGTGTTGATCGCATGGTGGTCGACCTGATAGCCCCACTTGAACTTCCAAGCGATGGCATGTTTGCCCGGCAACGAGTCAGTCTGGTGCATCGGCATCAACCAGTTTCTGGTAAAGGACTGTTGGGCCCCGTACCGGAAGTTGGACTGATAACCGGTGTCCACCGCGATGGCGCGTCCGTCTGGGCGCGTCTCGTGGCCTTTGACCGACTTCGGCGTGGCCACGTACGGTGCGTGCTTCGACATCGTCACGTGGTACGGATAGGCCGGGTTGTACTTCGCGCGGATCATGAGGCGCGCCACCTTATAGTACGGATCCGAAGGCTTCCAGCCACGATATGGCCGGTCCACCGGGTTACCGTCTACGTAGACGTAGTCGCCGTCGTTGATGCCGCGGTCTTTCGCCGCCTGCGGGTTGATGTGCAACTGGTGCTCGCCGACACCAGGCGTCCGCTTGTCCATGCGGTACGGATCGCCGAAGTTCGACTCGTAAATCTGCACCCAGTCGTTCACCGACCATTGGCTGTGCACCCGATGCCGGGTCTTCGGAGTAACGCAGTAGAACTGGTACCCCTTCTCCCACAACGGGTTGCTGTGCCGCTTGATTTCCTGCCACGGCAACTTGATGTTACGCACCGTCTTGTCGTCATGGTGCTGCGCCGTGATCGGAATACCGTAGTCGTCCGGACGGACGTACGGGTTGCTCGTCATGATGGCGTTCGGCAGATACGGTGTCGCTTCCGTTCCCTCACGGTGAGAGATGAAGTTTTCGCCGTATTCGATCGCCTCAGGCTCGGTCCGGTAATTTTCATACCGGCCAGTCCGCGTCCACATGGGCTTCGACTCGTTGGTCTCTTCCCAGAATGGCGTACGCGGATAGGTCCGAACCATGACCATCCAGCCTTTTTCCGACTTCAGCATCACGTCTGCGCTGTAGCCGTAGAAAGTGCTGGAAGCATCGAGCATGCGCTGCGCATAGACGTCCACGCGGTTTTCGTAGACGAACTTGAAGTAATCGCGCATGCGCTTGTCGCCGGTCATGTCCGACAACTTGGCCGCAACGCCTGCGAACGAATCGAGGTCGTTACGGGTGTCGTACAAGGGCCGGATGCCGCCCTTCCAGATCTGCACCCACGGATTGGATACCGTGACGGTCATTTCCGGATAGGTGAACTCCATCCACGAATTCGCCGCGAAGGCGATATCGTTGTGGTTCACGTCCGAGGTCATCTCGATGTCCTGAGTGATCAGGGTCTCGATGTTCGGATCGACGTTACGCACCATGTCATAATGGTGTTTGGCGTTGTTGAGCACGTTCACGTTGACAACCCAACGGAACTTGCTCGGCGTCGGCATATGCGTCTTGCCCGTGAACACCTTGCGCCCGTACTTCGGGGTGCTGACGATCAGGGCGGTGTCGCCGTGGTTCCAGTAACCGACTTCCTCGCCGTAGTAGTACGACTTGGTTTTGATTTCCTTGCCGTGCGCATTCGGATCCAACGTGATGTTGAATGGATCCTCACCCGTGTGCACGGCAATACCGGCGCCGGACCAGGGGGTCGACGTCCAGGTACCCGCCTTGTAGTTACCGGCCCAGGTATGCTGCCCGGTGCCGAACTTCCCGACGTTGCCGGTGACGATGAGCACCATCGCGGCGCCGCGGGAGTTGATGGTCTGATGGAAATAGTGGTTCGTCCCTTCACCGTTATGGATGGCGGCGGGCTTGATCGAACCTGAGTCACGCGCCCAACGAACCAGGAGGTCCTTTGGCGTCCGGCAAATCTGATGACAGGTGTCCAGGTCGTAATCCTGGAAGTGCACCAAGTACATCTGCCAGACCGGCATCGCGTCAATTTCCCGGCCATTGAGCAACTTCACCCGGTAGGTCCCGGTGAGGGCTGCATCGATGCCACTGTTCTGATAATGCCAACCGACCTGCTCACGATGGAGCGGCACGGCGGCCTTCTTGTTCAAGTCCCAGACCATCATGCCGCCGAGCCGGGCAACCTGCTCCGGCTTCAAGGACTGCACGCGGCCCGAGTAGCTCTTCGAGAAGTCAGGGAACTGGTAATCCGCCACCACGTCGCGCGGATCCAGGAACTGTAGGGTGTCCGTGCGGACGAGCACCGGCGAATCGGTGTACCCCTTCAAGAAGTCCACGTCGTGCATGTTCTCATCGACGATGATCTTCATGGCGCCCAAGAAAATGGCACCGTCCGACGCGGGTCGCAACGGCATCCAGTAGTCGGCGCGATAGGCGGTGGGGTTGTACTCAGGCGTGATGACCACGACCCGGGCGCCCCGTTCAATACATTCCAACTTCCAGTGCGCTTCCGGCATCTTGTTTTCGACGAAGTTCTTACCCCAGCTGGTGTTCAGCTTGGAGAAGCGCATGTCGGACAAGTCGATGTCGGAACCCTGGGCGCCGCACCACCAGGGGTGGGCGGGGTTCTGGTCGCCGTGCCAGGTGTAGTTCGACCAATACCGGCCGCCCTGTGCCTGATCCGGGCTGACTTTGCGAATCCAGGTGTCCAGCAACGCGTTGACGCCGCCGTTCATTCTGGTGTTGCCCATCTTGCCGATGATGCCGAGGACCGGCATACCAGCGCGATGCTTGAAGGTGCGGGTACCCGCGCCCTTCATCATTTCGATCATTTCCGGCGCATAACCCTGCTCACGGAGGCGACGGGCTCCAGCTTCACCGCTGTACCGCGTGGCAATGATGATCATCGCCTTGGCGGCATAGGTGAAGGCCGTGTCCCAGGACACGCGCAGCATGTCGTCCAGAAAGCGGCTATCGAACTTGTACTTCCGCTTCGTTTCTGGCGTCAGCTCCGGCGAGCCGGCATCCATCCATTCCTTCCAGCCCTTCCGCATCAAAGGACCCTTCAAGCGATAGGGGCCATACACGCGGCGATGGAAGGTAAATCCCTTCAAGCACATGCGCGGATTGTGCGCGAACGTTCCGCGGTTGCCGTAGAGATCTTCGTACGTCTGGTGATCGTAGTTCTGCTCGACCCGCATGACCACACCGTTCCGGACGAAGGCCCGGATGCGGCAGGCGTGCGTGTCGTTCGGGGAACAGCACCAGGTAAACGACGAATCGTAACGATACTGGTCGTGATAGACACGCTCCCACGACCGATCCGGATAATCTCCCAAGGGATTGCCCACTTCGATGACCGGCTGAAGCGCGGTCAACGCCAGGACTTTGTCCGCCACCGCGACTGCGGCGACCGTCCCCACGGAGACTTTTAAGAACTGCCTACGTGACAAAAACATTGGTGACACCTCCTAAGAGTTGAGGGCTTCAATAAGCCCACGCGACTTCACTGACGCACAGCGGAACGTTCAGACCACCCCCCTTCCTTCAAAAAGCTGCCCGAAAACAGGAGCACCGCACAGGCCACCAGCTGGTTGATCGTGGCTACCCGCATTGGTCCATCTTGCATTCCTGGCATCATGGGCCCTTATGTTCGCAATATACGCACCAGGATCTATAGAGCCATTGGATTCTATGTGTGATGCGCAATAGATTGAATAATAAGGTTAAAATGTTCTCGCTGCACTCGCTCTCACTGTCACAATTATGCCTTCATGGGTACTTAATGTATCACCGACAACAATTAAAACTGCCATTGCACTATAAATTGCAAATAAATCAATGACTTAATTGGAATATTGCAATGCTACCATTTGGTAACATATTTATGCGGTTGTAACAAAGGTACCGAGAGCAGGGAAGGTCTCGTAGATTGCCGGACATCTACAGAAATATTGCACAGCTTGACAGTCACGCTCACGCCCAGTAGAATCCCACCCCTCGTGCTGACTGTGAGTGAGCGGGAATAGCTCAGTGGTAGAGCATCGCCTTGCCAAGGCGAGGGTCGCGAGTTCAAATCTCGTTTCCCGCTCCAACTCACAGTCCGTCGCACATGTACCTCCAGGCCCTTTCTCTCGCACAAGGCTCAAACGCTCCGCCCAGTAACGACAATCCTAGAGTCTCTCTTGCGCAAAATAGCAAGGCGATTTTCGGTGTGCGCCTACCTAAACGTACGTATAGAAATAGCGGTAAATGACGTGATACGACAGTGCCCGTAGCCTCCTTGGCCGGAGATTTCTGCATGCAGCCCGCGCGATTCCCTCCCGAAGAAAACACAGCGCTCATGGCGTCATATCGAGGCGGGGCGCTCGCTGTGCCGGGCGAACCGAACGAGAGCGATCGATGAAAATCGCGCCCCTGCCAGAAAACGAAGCCTCCCGTCTGGCGGACCTCCAGTGCTACCAGGTCCTGGATGATGAGGCCTGTCGATTTTACGCGGCGCGGCGAGTCCGTGAAGCCGCTGGGGTTATATTGGCTGCTCTTGAATCAAACGTCAGAACAAGCGACTCTTTAAGAGAGCTACGAATCGAATGACACAGCCCGCACGACAACCCCTGCGATACGTCCATATCGAGGATCACGAAGCCGACGCCACGCTGGTCCAACATGCCTTGCGCACAGGCGGCTACGAGCCGCACGCGCGTCGCGTCGACACAGCCGACGGCTTGGCTGCCGCGCTGCAAGAGCCAGGATGGGATCTGATCCTGGCAGATTGGACGTTGCCGCAGTTCAACGCCCCGGCCGCCTTGGAGCAGATCTCCAGTCTCGGATTTGATCTGCCCGTCATCATTGTGACGGGCGCGGTTGGAGAAGAAACGGCCGTCGAAGCGTTGAAAGCAGGCGCGCATAATTATGTGATGAAGGACCGGCTCATCCGGCTGGTGCCCGCCATCCAGCAAGCCTTGCGGGAGGGGAGCGAGCGGAATGCCCGCCGGCACGCGGAAGGGCGGCTGTACGCGCTTGCGCGGATTTCGCCAGTCAGCATCTTCCTCACCGATCGGCAGGGCATCTACAGTTATGTGAACCTCCGCTGGTGCGCGCTCGCCGGGCTGAGCCATGAGCAAGCGCTGAACAACCAATGGGCGAAATCGCTCCATCCGGACGATCGCCGGCGCGTCGTCGAGGAGTGGCGGCAGGCCGTCGCCAGGCAGACGATGTTTTCCTCGGAGTATCGTTTCCAGAATGCCGAGGGGAGCGTGAACTGGGTGCTCGCGCAAGCCGTGACGTCGCGCGGTGTGCGCGATGAACTGCTGGGCTACATCGGAACCGTGACCGACATCACCGAGCGCAAGAAATCGGAAACGGCCCTGCAGTCGTTCCAGGACCAGATTCGCCAGATGCAGAAGATGGAAGCAATCGGACAGCTGGCAGGCGGCGTCGCCCACGATTTCAACAACATCCTCACCGCGATCCTCGGCAACGCCGAAATGGCGGCGATGAAAACCCCCGCCGACCACCCGGCCAGACCCAATCTCACGAGAATTCTCGAAGCCGGCGCCCGGGCCTCCCACCTCGTGCAGCAAATCCTCACCTTCACGCATCAGCAGGAATTTTCACGCACCGTGCTGAACCTCACCACGGTGATACACGAAGCCCTCAACTTACTGCAGGCCACCCTCCCGGCTAACATCAAGCTGACCGCCGCCTGCGAGACGGGTGCGCCCCCCGTGCTAGCCGATGCCACCCAGATCCATCAAGTTGTGATGAACCTCTGCACCAACGCCTGGCATGCGCTCAAAGAACAACCGGGCCACATCGCAATAGAGCTGGCGCCGGTCACGCTGCCCCGGGCGCTGCGCAGCTTCCACGCTACGCTGCCGCCTGGCCACTATGTGCGCCTCTCTATCCGGGATACCGGCTGCGGCATGGAGCCAGAAACGGTGGAGCGCATCTTCGACCCCTTCTTTACCACCAAGCCTGTGGGGCAGGGCACAGGCCTCGGCTTGAGCGTGGTCCACGGCATCATCCGGGGACACGAGGGCGCCATCGTCGTCGAGAGCCGTCCGGGCCAAGGCACGACCTTTCATCTCTACTTTCCCGCGGCAGAGGCGCCGGCCCTGGCAGGCGAATCGATCGAAACCGCGCCAACCACAAAACAAGGCCGCAACCGCCATCTGCTCTACTTGGACGACGAGGAGATGTTAGTGGAACTGGTCCGGGCCAAATTCGAATCGCTCGGCTATCGAGTGACCGGCTATACCAAGCCGACAGAGGCGCTTAACGCGGTCCGCGCCGATCCGACCGGGTTCAATATCGTGGTGACGGATTACAATATGCCGGGAATGTCCGGCCTGGAAGTAGCCAGCGCCCTCGCGCAGCTCCGCGCTGATCTGCCCGTCGTGCTGGTGTCGGGGTATCTATCCCCCGCCGCCCAGGCCGCCACCCTCGCCACCGGCATCAGGGAAATCGTCTATAAGCCCACCGTGCTGCAGCAATTAGAGGGCGTGATCGCCCGCCTGCTCGACGCCCCGCCGCAGACCTAGCGATCGGCTAAGGTGCTGGGACCGTTGCCAAGCGCGCGCCTGAGCGATTGCAGCCGTCCGACTTGTTCGGCAGCTAAGGAGAGCTCTTTCTGAGTCAGCGGGGCTCGGCCGAACCGTCCCTGCTGATACAACGTTGTGACGCCGGTCACCAGATGACCGGCTGCGTGCCATTCCTGCTCGACCAACCCGGCAAACTCACGGGCGGTGGCGGAAGGAGGTTTGCTCAGACCTTGCTTCTCCAGCGCACGCAACATGCGGGTATAGAGCTGGAGGATCGCGCCCTGCGAGGGTGCGATGGGAAGATGCATGGTGGCCCAAAGACCGATCCGATCCCGCAACAGGAGCAGAAAAAAAGCCAGCCCGACAACGAACAACCCCGTCACGAGCCCTGCCAGACCGGGCCGGAATCTGTGGGCCAAATCCCTCAGTCTGCTCAGGACCTTCGTTGCCGGACCGCTCAGCGAGGCAACCCAACGGCTCGCTTTCTCCCACACAAAGTCGCTGCCTTCCCGCACTCCATGCACAACCGCCAATTGATCCTTCGCGCTATAACTGACGAACAAACGATCCCACTGTAATCGAAGGGACGCCCCGAACCGGCCGAGAGAGGCCCAGCGAGAGGTCGCAGCCGCCGCGTTAACTGCGGGGGTGGGGTCCATGGTGATCCAGCCGGAGCGGGGGAAATACACCTCGACCCAGGCATGGGCGTCCCGCTGGCGCACAGTGAAGTAACCTCCATACTCGTTCCATTCCGTGGCCAGGAACCCCGTCACCAGCCTGGCAGGAATACCGAGGGTCCGCAGCATCACGACCATCGCAGTCGCGTAATGTTCGCAGTAGCCGGTTTTACGCGTGAACAAAAACTCTTCGAGCGGATGGTTGAGTGTCGCCTGATCCGCGTCGAGGCTGTAGCGATAGTTGTCTAATAGATGTTGCTGGACGGCCAGCGTCCGTTCGAACGGAGTCGCGGCCCTCTGGACCACGCGATGCGCCAGCTCTTCAATCCGCTGCAGCCCAATCGGAATCTGAAGGTAGCGGGAACGGACCGCGTCCGGATAATCCAACACCGTGGCAGTCCGTTCTTCCGCGAGGAGCAGCGGGACTTGCGAGGTGACGGAATAGCGGAGACGGGACGAAGGAGGAGCAGGCAAGTGGAGCCCGCTCATGGCATCGGCCTGCACAGCAAGAAACTCGCCGCTCACGAGCTCGGCAAAGGGCGCGGCGAACAGGACCGCCGTATCGAGCGTTTCCAGCAGAATATCCTGGCGGATCGTAAAGGACTGGCTGCCAGGAGGACGGCTGCCGGGCGGACGGACGAAAAAGGTTCCCTCCGCCACGAGACCGAGTGAGCGCTGCCTGGTTCTGCTGTGGCTCCAGGACCGTCCGTTGTACTGATCGTAGGCCAGGCCTCTCAGGTAGAGACGATCATTGTCCACAGCCGATCGGTCCGGCAATTCAACCCGCATGACGATCTGGGGATCTTGTTTGACGGACCCGATCGTCCCCAGATCCACCCGCTCGGAAAATCCGGACGTCCGCAGGGCTTCTCCGCTCGTCTTCTGCAGCGCGCCGACCCCGACACGAGGGATCACGAAAAAGATCGCGAGAGTCATGCCCACCGTTATCGCAACGACCCCGTTCGTCAGCCAGCAGAAATGAGCCGTGATCTGGCTTGGCCCTCTCGCCGGACCGATCGCCGACTGTGCAGGCATGCCCGCAACCATGGCTGGGCCCGTTTCCTGGGTCATGTGATAGAGCACGAGGGTCCAGACCGCTGCGAGCAGATAGAGCAGAAAGATCGGAACATACCAGGCATCGGTCGTGACTGAAGCAGACGCCAGGATGGCCATGAGGCTGAGGGCGTAGAGATGCCGATAGTCGTGGCGCTGTTGAAGGGTGAGTAATTTGATGTTCAACAGCATGACTAAGAAATGGATCCCGGCCGGAAGTAGATCCCGTGAGAAGAAGATGAGATCGGCCAGGAATACGGCAAAGGCGCCGATCGACAGGACGTTCGACAAGGTCGGCGAGATGGTCACCTGGGCCATTGCCCGCCGGACGACTAGCACTCCTCCTGCCCGAAGCAACGACAGGATCAGGATGATCACCGTGAGAAGGGCGAGCCAGAAAGGGAGGCTCTGCGCAAACAGGAGTCCGCTGCAGGCCACGGCGGCCAGAAGAACGGAGCTGAGGGCAAAGGCGCGTTCAAAAATCATGGGTCAGCTCTTCGAGTTGTCTGTCATCGAGGACCCGGTCGGCCGACATCGCCTGCACGGATACAGCCAGGCCAGACCAGGGAACGACTGCGACGCTGTAGCCCTGCTCGGCTTCCTGGAGACAGGATTGCGCTTCTCCGGCAGGGACGGATCCTCCGGCTTCCGGCCACTGCCGTTCGCACAGAGCCAGGACACGCAGCATCGTGAAGAGATGCGCGGAGCCGGACCCGAACCCTGAATCCTCGCGCCCCACAATGAGCCGCACCGGATAGGCCCGCTCGGTCAGTTGCCAAAGGAGCGAGGCCACGAACGTCACGCTTCGCTCAAAGAGGGACTCGCGATCATCGGGGGCCACGAGCGACAGGATGACTGTCACCAGCCGCTGGTCCTCCGCTTCGGTTTCCCGCACGATCAGCTGGGACGTGCGGGCCGTCGTCATCCAATGGATGGCCCGCGAATCGTCGCCCGGCTGATAGAGGCGAAGGTTGTAGAGCTGGGTCCCCCTGCCTCGTTGCGGGAGAGACTGCCCCTGCCCTTCGCTCACCAACTCATCCACGAATCGCAGGGTGAGCGGCTTGATGGGAGGCGCGACGACCAAATCAGTGTCCGTGGGGTAGAACCCTGTTTTGCTAAATAGTCCAAAGGGAAAGAGCGTCTGTACCCTGATGCCTTCGAGCCGGATCCTGCCGCGCCTGATGGCGAGCAACGGATAGGACAGGAGCAGAGAACCCTGCGAAGGTAGCTGTTGGATGAAAAGGCCCCGGTCGACACTTTGGCCTCCGACGACATCGAACAGGCGCAGGGAAAAACTGGAGAGTCGCCGGTTCCGGTTTGCGATCGAAAGGGTCAGCGTAGCCGGCTCGTTGGCCATGATAAGGTCCGGCAGATGCCGATGAAACTCCAGCCGTCCAAGACAATATTCCGAGAACAATCCGGAGATCACGACGCAGCTCAGCATCATCGAGAGGATCAAGTAGAACAGGTTGTTGCCGGTGTTCACGGCGGCGAGGCTGATGGCGAAGGTGAAGAGGATGAACTTGGTTCCGTCAGACGTGAGGCGCGTCGACCTCCGGCGGGACAGGCCCCGCATAGAGGAGAAGATCGAGGAAGCGCGGCGATTGGAAAATGGATGCTTCACGCATGGGCCTCATCCAATTGACACA of the Nitrospirota bacterium genome contains:
- a CDS encoding DUF58 domain-containing protein — translated: MKHPFSNRRASSIFSSMRGLSRRRSTRLTSDGTKFILFTFAISLAAVNTGNNLFYLILSMMLSCVVISGLFSEYCLGRLEFHRHLPDLIMANEPATLTLSIANRNRRLSSFSLRLFDVVGGQSVDRGLFIQQLPSQGSLLLSYPLLAIRRGRIRLEGIRVQTLFPFGLFSKTGFYPTDTDLVVAPPIKPLTLRFVDELVSEGQGQSLPQRGRGTQLYNLRLYQPGDDSRAIHWMTTARTSQLIVRETEAEDQRLVTVILSLVAPDDRESLFERSVTFVASLLWQLTERAYPVRLIVGREDSGFGSGSAHLFTMLRVLALCERQWPEAGGSVPAGEAQSCLQEAEQGYSVAVVPWSGLAVSVQAMSADRVLDDRQLEELTHDF